TTGGGCAGAGGTCAAGGTTATATCCGATCTCTACCCTTGGGTGGCATATGAATAGTAATTAATCCAAAGAGTGGGCATTGTATAAAATGTAAGTCAAAAGTCAAGAATGAAGCAATTTTCTTCGAAATATCAAAATCCTTTGATCAAATAGCGCCCTTAAGTCATCTGTGTATGTGATCTAAACCTAGTTAACTATTTCCTAGTTAAAGGTCAAGATCACAGCCCAGTCATTTACGATTCTCTCCAACCCAAATGTAAAGTACTAAAACAAGATCTCTTTCAATTTCAGATATTTAGTTccatgttgttgttttttcatcCCTTAAAAATAAGAATGCAGTAATAATTCCGGTGAcatttctttatcatttttatcaaatgttttttaACAGGCTAAGAATGTCAACTTGAAACTTCTAGAGAAATATGGATACAAGGCAGACAGTGACAGAAACCAAAATGAAGTTGTTCAGTGGGACACCACAAAACTGGAgtttttcattgataaactGACACAGGTTCGAAGAAAACTGTACATCACGCCGTCCCTTCTCCTGTTTGTCAACAAATTCTATCACCCTGTCACCAGAACCTGGGACAAAGAGACCCGAGaaaaaatttatcatttctCTCAGACCAGTCACCTTGACCTGTTGAAACAGAAGATCGATGAAGTGTATGGCAATGAGCCATTTGTGGAAGAGGTACACCAGTCATACTCGAAAAAGAAGATTACAAGAATGCAAGTGGATGATCATTTAGAGAAACTGGACATGGTCAAACGTTATCACTTCCAAGGAAATGCCACTATTGCCAAGACTCTTCCAAGGATCCAAAAGTCAAGACTGAAAGCAAGGCTGGTAAAGATGGACACTGTgttaagaaatgaaattattgtGGACACAGGAAATGAAGTTCGAGagaaaggagacatattttctGAAGATTCCTGTAAGAGAGATCAATTTGTGAGGAGTAATGCAAAGGATAAACAGCAGCGAAACTCAATGTGCACGATACCAAATAAAGAAAGTGATGGTAGTTCTATAGATAGCTGGGAAGAAAGTGAAAAGCAGGGTAATTTAATCAATGTGGATCGAAGtaaaattcttagaaataaaggatCTATCGATTTGACCAAAGAAAAGAAAGACACAGAATATCAGGAATTAGATAAAGATGAACATTGGGTAGATGATTTAGTTTTGACTGTGTGTAAAAACCATCAATTACATCGATATGCAAAATGCACAAGAAAGGTTGTTGAAGTTTTGGTCAGGTTTGGATTTAATTACCACGAAATTGCCTTGGCAGATCCAAAGATTTTTCGTATAAAGCAGACTGATAAACTTGTAGAAGTGTTATcagaaaaatttgaaacaacaaatttgaaatatgatGAAATCTGTGTAGAGGTAGAAAAACGGGTAAAATCTCATGTTTCTAGTGCCCAGATTGCCAAACTTCTTCATATTCACCGCAAACATGTGGTAGAGCAACGCACTGTGGATAAAATGTTATCCAGAAATGAGGAAAACCTTTtgaaaaacttgaagtttctaaCA
This is a stretch of genomic DNA from Crassostrea angulata isolate pt1a10 chromosome 4, ASM2561291v2, whole genome shotgun sequence. It encodes these proteins:
- the LOC128182531 gene encoding uncharacterized protein LOC128182531, which codes for MQCIPLLIRSHILQRGHSVLMLRCMSSGGVRKQIQAKNVNLKLLEKYGYKADSDRNQNEVVQWDTTKLEFFIDKLTQVRRKLYITPSLLLFVNKFYHPVTRTWDKETREKIYHFSQTSHLDLLKQKIDEVYGNEPFVEEVHQSYSKKKITRMQVDDHLEKLDMVKRYHFQGNATIAKTLPRIQKSRLKARLVKMDTVLRNEIIVDTGNEVREKGDIFSEDSCKRDQFVRSNAKDKQQRNSMCTIPNKESDGSSIDSWEESEKQGNLINVDRSKILRNKGSIDLTKEKKDTEYQELDKDEHWVDDLVLTVCKNHQLHRYAKCTRKVVEVLVRFGFNYHEIALADPKIFRIKQTDKLVEVLSEKFETTNLKYDEICVEVEKRVKSHVSSAQIAKLLHIHRKHVVEQRTVDKMLSRNEENLLKNLKFLTDAKFNPYEILACLVILNFSHDSLQQSFVDASSEFDSNDIKFVNCPAGRVSLLYHMHLKLSKQESGNPIDLDELDQDDTITSSFDRIPNTEKEGVKYSLIKRQLGY